Proteins from a single region of Corylus avellana chromosome ca11, CavTom2PMs-1.0:
- the LOC132165115 gene encoding BEACH domain-containing protein C2-like — MEAERILRSRFKNVNADLHSEIILVTEEGSPATVSHDPTARAAWESRRFLKFPRNYDQCRKDSVGSSYHENSDTTNGIGAEIEDKNVVFLGVDYVTTVVDEEQFEQVSLKDQEKLAGESQGGNLDSKYSPNSDHVRHSSDQFEDASQLSGTFGAEIDSPAVAEMKHDHPLSGPGQERQLGHTIKQSSLSTSLDSAAYSPIGSPPKPRPKAVMPNVSPELLHLVDSAIMGKPESLDKLKNIVSGEDNFGSGDEMDSVAFLVVDSLLATMGGVESFEEDEDNNPPSVMLNSRAAIVAGEFIPWLPWVGDTEVILSPRTRMVRGLLAILRACTRNRAMCSLAGLLGALLNSAEKIFVQEVGSTEQMRWDGTPLCYCIQYLAGHSLSVVDLHRWFQVVTRTLTTV; from the exons ATGGAAGCTGAGAGAATCCTGAGGTCACGGTTTAAGAATGTCAATGCCGACTTACACTCGGAGATTATTCTCGTGACGGAAGAAGGCTCGCCGGCAACAGTTTCACACGATCCAACAGCAAGAGCTGCATGGGAATCTCGAAGATTCCTCAAGTTCCCTAGGAACTACGATCAATGCAGAAAG GATAGTGTAGGATCTTCTTACCATGAAAATAGCGATACTACCAATGGAATTGGTGCAGAGATtgaagataaaaatgtagtttttctAGGAGTTGATTATGTGACTACAGTTGTGGATGAAGAACAGTTTGAGCAGGTATCTTTGAAAGATCAAGAAAAGTTGGCTGGTGAATCTCAAGGTGGTAATCTGGATTCAAAGTACTCTCCAAATTCAGATCATGTAAGACACTCATCCGATCAGTTTGAAGATGCTTCTCAATTATCTGGCACATTTGGGGCAGAAATTGATTCTCCTGCAGTTGCTGAGATGAAGCATGATCACCCTCTATCAGGCCCTGGGCAAGAGAGACAATTAGGTCATACCATCAAGCAATCCTCCTTGTCGACCAGTCTTGATTCTGCTGCATATTCTCCCATTGGTTCACCACCAAAGCCTAGGCCAAAAGCTGTTATGCCGAATGTGTCTCCAGAGTTGTTGCATTTAGTGGATTCTGCAATTATGGGGAAGCCTGAAAGTTTGGACAAACTAAAGAATATTGTGAGTGGTGAGGATAATTTTGGAAGTGGGGATGAAATGGACAGCGTTGCATTCCTGGTAGTTGATTCACTTCTTGCGACAATGGGTGGTGTTGAAAGTTTTGAAGAGGATGAGGATAACAATCCTCCTAGTGTTATGCTAAACTCCCGGGCTGCCATAGTGGCGGGCGAGTTTATTCCTTGGCTTCCATGGGTAGGTGATACTGAGGTTATCTTGTCACCTAGGACACGTATGGTTAGGGGATTGCTTGCTATATTACGAGCTTGCACGAGAAATAGAGCAATGTGCTCATTGGCTGGTTTGTTAGGAGCTCTTTTAAACTCGGCAGAGAAGATTTTTGTTCAGGAAGTTGGTTCGACAGAGCAAATGAGATGGGATGGAACTCCTTTATGCTACTGCATCCAATACTTAGCTGGGCATTCACTCAGTGTTGTTGATTTGCATAGATGGTTTCAAGTCGTTACAAGAACGCTTACCACTGTATAG